Genomic DNA from Paramisgurnus dabryanus chromosome 11, PD_genome_1.1, whole genome shotgun sequence:
TTTTCTCATCTCTTATAAGACTGAAATGAGTATTGCCAGTGTTATGCGTTCATTCACTAAAGTATTGCTGGATGTACCGTATAGCTTTATGATTTCAATATGAgaaatgtttgtgtatgtgcgtgtgtgtgtgtgtgtttaaagcTTAAGACTTCTGTTTCTCAAGGTCTTACAGTCATAACTGTTTGTTTATTGGGCATCTGCTTGTCGTTTTTTGTGTTGTAAATTTTAAACAGGAAACCCATTCACTTTGCATACGAACTTACTTTTTGATAACTGCAATCTGTGTATCAAATGTAACATCACAGTAACATGTTTACTAGGCATAGTCAATCCTATCACTCTTAAAGGGGTAGAGTTAAAGACTTTAAACatttagtttttaataaaaaaaaaactaaaacgaTTAATCAAAGTAACTAAAGAGACACTAATATAGTTTAAAGCTATTTAATctatcaataaataaaaaaacagtataGGATCTATATACTACCATAATAAAAGACTCACTAATTATGGTTATTATATCCGCCAAATCATCCTAAATTAGTGTTGGCCAATAAAAGCTTGTATCTGtcaacaaacacacataaagATCACTTGTGGATTGTGATTTATTAGTTTCGCTAGTTGACAGCCATAactattttaaagagatttatGATTCGCACCTTAAAATTGAAACTGGAGTCTTTCTTCCATTACAGTTCAGCCGAAATGACATTGACATGACGAGTTTGCCGTACGTGAGAtcttaaagatcagattcagatgGTTCACACTCGAGTCAGCGAGGGACAATGACACTTTTTTCATCTTTTCCTGCAGGTTTTCTGCGAGACGTTGACATTTGGCTATGATCAGACACTGGATTACCTTCAGCTCACCGTTGGCTGCATTATATGTTGTTGCAGTCTGTCTAAATCATGCAGGTGTGTAAAATATGCTTTATCTGATTATTATAACGCACCGCTTCGTAGTAAAGGTCACTTATCTTTTCATTTGTGTGGGGTGTATGAAGTTTCTATGGGAGTCTAAAGTGTGACAGTGCTATGCATAAATTCACCCTGCATATTAAAAAGTTGCACTGGCCTCCCACAACACTACAAATCCAAAAAATGTTAGTGTTTCAGACATTCACTCAAGTTCATTGTATTGCTTTAAACGGCAGGTTTAGCATGACGAAAATGTAtgtatatgggtgattctcacgaaaacttggttttaaaaatgtcaagcatgaaaatgtaaaaattgcttaaatttactaaaaaataaataaataacaaagtctggagtaaatgggaacattaatttaaacacttttacttaccatttaacactttttgtaacataatttaagaaattagtcctaaaaaatctcattaccgcaatgacaatgacatattttcaaaatgacatgacaaacctgaaagaacataatttggagattctgcacatgcatttaaaatcaaagtattatgcttctattaattaaattaacatttaataagcatctgttgcggtaatgataatcaaaatgtcgtgtaagcattttgacaagacaatatttcaaattaactgtaaaaaaatgatcttacctggtagccatcttgaagtaattggtccatgtgcttggtcactcaaaatcaaactttattaaaattctgtatgtgtgcttaaactgttctcaaaaagtgttgcggaggatgaggacatcaggcatggacacatcattttcctaatttttcttcattattattatacatgaatattcagtaaatattttttctgtcatctaaagtagtctagcaaaacatccatttatttttttcctaaatatttttgtgttaatttgattaaattacaacataacgcatgttcaaacacagtcggacacattgcggtaatgagaatttcagcagaaaatgagataaaattataaattcttatgttgaaatcacacattgttcaaggtagaacacagtattgtgttaattctgattctttttaatattactatattacacattttatagctaaaatcattagtgccgtggtgtttcaatggtttcgtaaGAATCACCCATATGTTCATTATACATAAATGTGCATCTCTGAGCGTGCACACAACACTGTTGCTCGACACGTTCACACTTGGAGTGCTTTTTATTCTAGCTGCAAATCACAGTCACtccccatgttttgtgtgaatGTCATTCCTCTCAGTAATACTCATAGTCACCTAACAAGTTCTGTTGTTTTGTGGTGCTGAGAACAGTGAAGCAGACAATCTATAGgacttttagaaaaaaaacaggcGCCCCTGGCATTTCAGCTGTTCCTGAACTGCGGCAGACAAGTCATCCACCTGGAATAGAAAGCAAAGAGTTGCTCTTAAAGTGACTGTGATCTTCAGACGCAGCGATTTTGACAGGGGCGTCTGAGGACTGTGGCATACTTACCCAAGAATCAGTTCAACTAAAATCACCTAATTGTCGTTTCAGGCAATCAGTCGGCCGAGTTTgtgctaaaaataaataatggttGTTTGGTAAAAATGTGTGTTTCTAACAGCAGTGGCAGagcattttaatgtcatttttataataCCTGCCAGCTGTGATATTACAATTAAttgcaactaatcgtttgcagaacaaacgtttttgtttgcatcatatataatatgtgtgtgtgtgtattgtgtataataattatttatatttaaatacacacatgcatgtataaatgaatgaagtatttgcatatgtatatacatttttaatttatattacaGCATATATACTGtaacatagactgtaaaaaaagataaaaaagccCGTTCGTTCtattccattggtgaaaagtgaagccgccagtgtcccgatacggcgctgacatcttgggtcttgagtctgcgcagtagcgatttcgggaccagcgcagtagtgagcagtaAGTAAAGCCGCAAAATCAAGCCCCCGCCCTCGCAGAATGCGGATATCActgctgtcaatcatgacgtcacacaaccgtttttatagcattaaataactaactaaaaacaaacttattttaaaaacaaacacttgtgtgataaaaactacagtaaatgacagaagccagctttggaaaaaagataattgaagtgtaattaaattgtttagttggtctcaagtcccattgaaatacatgggggaggcggggtttattacctatactaggaccagtcacacggggggggggggggtttggggggggggtgatCGAGACagtttggcttcacttttcagggcttgtgcggcacgcttgatatataaatattaatacttaatacagtccttccagaaaaataaatttttttgtgattgttgcgggcaaaaatccttgatcttccggcacgttttcttaaaaattgcaatggaatatgcaggatatttaagtaattttatgtaatgaatttgcgggaacttgcaaaaattgcggaaacttgcaaaaactgcgttttaggtttgcagcttttcaatgatgtttaTGTCGCATaattacgtcacttcataacgttcccacaGCGCTTGTgtaaagtaaatgcaacatttttaaactttctgctaagatataagTGACTTTTTGCTCCgaaaatgcagggattatgaaatcatgcaagccccacaAATTTTGcacacggaaatctgcaatttatgcggtGAAAGTgcagcgtatttgaaaaaatgctttggCTTTTGGATGATAATGCATTGTATCATGCGATCGGATAATCACGCTGTTCTGGAGGCACTGTTAATATATTCATGGATGtgtgttttaaaggtgcagtgtgtaatttatagaaggatctcttgacagaaattcaaaataatatccaaaactatattatcatgggtgtataaagacctttttataatgaaccgatatgttttattaccttaaaatgagacgtttttatctacatacaccgagggtccccttacatggaagtcgccattttgtgccgccatgtttctacagaagccctaaatggacaaacttttttttactaagttgtctccgacggtgacatgtttttccggtggtggctaacgtagcttctctatgcatttcaaaagcgaggggtgagcggTGGACTGAGCCATCAGTTGCAATttacaacctcaccactagatgtcgctaaaatttacacactgcacctttaatattaatatatacataattattatacacaatacacacatatatatgatgtaaacaaaaacttttattctgcaaatcaTTAATTGTGATTACTTGACTATAAGGGAGTTCATGTTAAGTATGATAAACAATACGGTTGAATAATACTAATTTTTAGGGTGCTTAATGTATGCATaatgtaaaaatgacaaaaaaccaGGTAAGAAGCACTtgacttaaagtaaaaaagtcatTCAATATGACAAGTTTATTATATAAGAGACAACACACATTTGTGACCCtctctgtaaaatccaggctaaagtctcatcaacatttcattgatttcaatcttttacattataaaaatatcaaggctatttttcacagaatgttctttacattatgtaagatgaCTTTATTGTATGTAATACACATTAAATCACGCAAAACGATTGGGTTTTTATAAACAAAGTCACAAATTTGTAAACTAAATAATCATACATTCATTATTTTGTATCTCTTTAAACTTGTAGGCCTCTCCATGGCCATAAAAGTGACATCCACAGGGTCACAGACTGTCAAGAAAGCCCAGGGTGAGAGCCTTACTGTGGGCTGTACCTACACCGTAGACCCCTCCGTGGATGTCGGAGATCTGGACATCGAATGGTCACGTGTCAGTCAAGACATGACCCAGAAAGATCAGCTGGTGAGCGAGGAGGAGGGAGCGCTGAGAATATTAGGAGATTACACCATAACTCGTCTTTTATTGATGCTTGAGCTGCTTAATCGCACCTTTAAAGAGAATAGTTCAACCAAAATCTGCTATCATTTATGAGTTTTTTATGGATTTGGGTTTTTAAGCTCATTTTGATTAGATAAAAATGCAAGCACAATTCTATAAAAGTTCTCAATTTGTGTTTCATAACAGAAAGAAAGTAATATGGGTTTGTGAGTAATGACGTAAGTGTGAGTAAATGTTACACCGTGTGCCTGATGGAAAGTGTTTCCGTTCGCGTCAAAAGCATCAGAATATTCTTAAAATACACCGCCTGAGATGTTTCTCAGCAGGTGAAAGTGTATTATTATTGGCTGGACTAAAAGGACACACGTCAAGTAGCTTGTCAACTCTTTACCTAACGTTTGCAGTCTTCAatggaaaaaaaaatgataaaaggATGTTTCATATAGACACTGTTGAGTCCTCATCAAACAGATCATCTTGTCAGATTTGGTCATTTCTTTCCTTGCCAAATTGCTTAACGTCAGGCCTTCTAGGGATGTGTTTCTGACATTCTGAATAATCCTTCTACATAACAACGTCAGGTGGTTAGACCTGTTATATTAGATAAGGTGCACTGATCCGCCAGGCCCCACCTCATTGGATCTCTGTCTGCATGTCTAACAGATTTTAACTTACACCGGAGGGAAACAGCACGAATATGGAGAGTCAGGACTGACGAGCCGCTTTAAATTTGTTGCCGACCCCAGCCTCGGAGACGCCACGGTAACCTTCACCTCTCTGCTGGTCTCGGACACGGCCACGTACCAGTGCAAAGTCAAGAAGGTGCCGGGCATCGACTCTAGGAAAGTCACCGTGGTGGTGCAAGGTGAGCACAGACATGTTTCCTGTCTCTCCAGACTATTTAATATTATCCCGCCCCTGGGTTTCTGTCGTACCGGTTCACTCCACCCTAATGTCTCTTTCATCCAGTCTTTCACAATGACATGGGTGGAATGATAGGCGGGGCAGATGCTCTTTGTTAACCCCTTTAATGATGTTTGTCTCCCTCATCCTCGGCCCTACCCTACCGACTCATCTGTCAACATGGATGATCATCCATTTGTTAAAGCTCAGACACAGTGCTAACGTTTTACTAAACAAAGATTTACTATGTTTGCATTAAGCATTCTCAATTTTAATTGGCTGTCAAGTCTGTTCGGGTAAATATTTGCTCTGTTTAAAGAAAAGCATACTGTTAGGCATGCATGTCAACATGGTATGGTTTGGTTTAGGTCGTCATGGCCTCTGTcttattgtgtgtgtttttttattttagttaaacCCTCACCTCCTAAATGCTGGGTGGAAGGCGGCGAGGAGAAGGGCTCGACTGTTTCGATGCGATGCAGATCCTCACACGGTACGGCTCCTCTAATGTACACATGGACGAAAGATACTGGTACCCTGCCACCGACCGCAATACAAAGTAAGTGAACCCAGGCCTAATTTAACAATATTTGGATTCTTCAAACATTTGGTATGCGAGTCGTAAACATGAaaacaaaagtattttaaaGGCCCTGAAGCCACCCGACGGGTTTGATCGTGTGCAGTGCGGTGTAAACTACTCAGGAGCGTTCGGTATGACTGCACATTCTGAATGACTGTTTTGTTTGCAGATTCTCAAACTGGAGAGATGCTTATCAGAAACCATAGCGAGAGCTACACAGGGAAATACCTCTGTGAGGTCAGCAATGAGGTTGGCAAGGAGCAATGCACATACACCCTTCAAGCATACAACCGTGAGTATATAGCGCACTATGTGTATGTAACCCACTAAGTCAGTGAGACGAACGACAAAAAAGTGTATATAATGAAAGCATAATATGCACACTTATATCGCTCTTACGTGCGTCGAAATGTCAATGCATTACATAAGAAAATATCAAAGCAAGTggcatttattttaaagattCGAGCACGAGGGATATGGGAGACTTTGGTTGTCATACATTCAGTGATTATTTCTGAGGGTACGGTGAGTTTGAAAAATGCTTCATTGTCTGAACCTTGTGTGACATCATactccttgaaatccttgaaagtttgtgaatctggcgGGGGGATTTTTAGGCCCTGGAAGttattgaaaatatacatatatagatacaggtcattgaaagtgcttgaatccgAATTTTTCtcgaaaaaaaaaatccatattattccatGTGTAgggtaggataatatcataaaaattctagacttttaagCACACCTGCTAAACTGTTagttttaaatgcttatatcttctgtatgtgaatgttgattcacaccaaaatgcttttttgcatagttatgtttgacacatgaa
This window encodes:
- the vsig8b gene encoding V-set and immunoglobulin domain-containing protein 8b; this translates as MIRHWITFSSPLAALYVVAVCLNHAGLSMAIKVTSTGSQTVKKAQGESLTVGCTYTVDPSVDVGDLDIEWSRVSQDMTQKDQLILTYTGGKQHEYGESGLTSRFKFVADPSLGDATVTFTSLLVSDTATYQCKVKKVPGIDSRKVTVVVQVKPSPPKCWVEGGEEKGSTVSMRCRSSHGTAPLMYTWTKDTGTLPPTAIQNSQTGEMLIRNHSESYTGKYLCEVSNEVGKEQCTYTLQAYNPTNKVGVIVGAVIGALLLLLLLLLLLWLLICCCHKRRYEKEVANEIKEDADAPESRPGSRNTSFRSMLGYRAHPGLRYNSVRQADIKRAESGLSSTYTERSRAQREASMLADDRRPPLRYDSKFGYPV